AGCAATGCCTCCCAAAACTAGAAGAGGAAATGTAACTAAGGTCCAGATGAGGACAATGACACAGATAGTGCCGAATGGCAATGCTGCCGTTGCACTATAAGCAATAGCAACCGTGTTCAAGAAACAGAATGTCAGGAATAGAGGTCCGCAGAACAGGCATCCTGTTAATAGCAAGTTCCTCACCTGAGGGTGTAAGCATAAAAGTGCAGTTAGTACTATAACAAACATAATAAATGCCTCCAAAATCTCAACATAACAGAAGTTTGTAGGCATATCTTATAAATAAAGCAACACATACCCAGTTTGTTCCCTCTAGCTGGCAATAGAAAGAGGTAGCAATGTACCCAGCAATTCCTGAAGTGAGTGCATAGATAACGACTAATGCGGTGAAAAGTGCGCCACGGTTGTAAGGGTAGAATACTCCAACAAGTGCAAGCAAGAATATAAAGGTTGTTCTGCCATGTGTCAAATGAGATCATTAGATGTGTACCCCAGAGATAATTGAATAGTATTTTTAATTATGCTAAACATCAGCACTTACAGAGCAAACAGCTGAGTTCCAGTGCCAAGAGCAGCCGAAAACAATGACTTGTTCTTGGGGAACCGGAAGACATCACCGTGGATATACTTCCATCCAGACTCTTCTTGGTCATCAGCTGCTTCTTCATCATGGGCATACCTTCAAATGAAATATATGACATTGAGAACATAGAGAAGAGATACAGTCAACGATCTTATGCTTAGATGTCGACAAAGaccaaaattgagacatcagACAAACTAACACTAAAAAACGTTATATAAAGGGTGTAAAAACATGAATATTTCCTTGAAGTAAGGGTTCTGCTTCACACACTTAATACTCTGTGATATACACTGGCCTACACTCTTAACTGAAGAACATGATTTACTTAAAAGGAAGCATTGGTCTAAACGAAGTAAAAATCGTAACAAGTTAATGTGTTGTATCCTCGCATTCTTAGCGAAGATATCTATGGGAATGCAATGTACTAGATTTGAACATCATTCGAGACGCTTGCCCAACTAACATGTAAACCAACCATAATACCAACTTTAGCCAAAGTACCTAGAGAAAACTTGCAGCCataagacttttttttttcaaattagaATCTAGAAACCGTAAGTTTTCTCAGCTCTATAACATCTGGATAAAATGAGGCTGGAAGTACCCTTTGTGGAGCAAAGAACAATTGATGTAAGAAGAATATATCTATTCTATTAGGATAAACAGCCAGAAGATGTCAAGTCATAGATGACAGATGTGCGCATATCAACAGTAGTATTTTGCAGTAAGAACTGAGAACAAAATTAAGCCTATGACTTGAGATTGTATTTTTCTGTTATGTATGGCATTGCAGTAGGGATAAATGAAAATTTTGACTGTTCTAGTATACCTAGGAAGAGAAACCACTTTTTACAGTAAGAAAATAGTTATTTGCGcacaaaataaatttgtaaaacCTTACTTAACAAAATCATTCTTCAGTACTCGCATGAGGATTGTCGCCAAGAACCCTGTCAGGAGAAGAACCGTAACACAAGAGTTGATAATCGAGAACCAATGAACCTCCAGGTGATGCGGGAGGTTGGAGGAACTGGAGTACTTCTCCATCCTCTTCTCAAATGGTGTTGCTGTCTCCTTCCACTTGACAGTGTAAAGGAactccacattagcctccttaTCCTCCGTCAGGTCGACCAGTGCACTCTGGTCAGTATGCACAGTGATCTCAATCACCCGGTCATTGTTGTAGAGGATGTCAAAGATAATGTGCCTGTATAGGTAATACTTCCACTCACTCGGGTCGGCCTTGGCTGTCTTTTCCAGCTTACCAATGAAACCCCACAGTGGAAGATCATCATAATACATCTGGAAGTAGTAGTCCTTAGCTACTGAGTTCCGGAACTTTGCAACATCCTCCTTGGTGAGCTTCTTTGAGCAAACCGGCTTGGAGTCAAGATCCACACGGAAATCAAGCTTGTACGGTGCATCAACCAAACGATCCCCATTGAGGACTTCCCCAAGGGCTTCACTCTTCTCCTTCACTTTTTCTGCAATGAGTGTCATTTGTAAGCATAACATAATTTGAGGGGGAACTTATTACCGAGCAAATAATGACCAGAAGTAACGGAGAAGCGACAAACTAACCGGGAGAGCAGAAAGGGAGGTCGAAGTACCGATACGTCTCACTGCAAGTAAAAGGAGCATGGCATGAGAATATCGTCTaggaagataaaaaaaaggtgctTTAGGAACAGATCCGATTACATCAAGAGTTCGCGCCCAAACCAATACAAACCGACATTTTCGAGGAGAAAAACAGGATGCTAGAACCCTACGAGAAGATCCAGAGTGCACTAAATCAGTTGCGATCCGCCCAATCCACACCAAAGTTGCCCGCTAGATCTCCAAAACCATGCGGTGTTGACCAACGTAACATAAACCCCCAACCCATTCCACCCCCGATATCATACAGAAACCAATCCACGGCACGCTCCCGCTCCCACGAATCTGACGGATCCGATCAGCTGCCCACGCGCGCGAACCATTCGGGAGGCAGAGGGATCTGGAGGGAGGGGAGATCTCACTGACCTGGGGTTGTGGAAGGGGCCGACCTTGTTGGCGTAGAGCGGGACGGGCTCGCTGGACTTGTAGCGGTGGTCCGAGCCGTCGGAGAGCACCCCCGCCACGGCGAAGGCGAGCAAGAGGAGGACCGCCGAGGCCGCGCCCGCGGCCGGCGATGCCATCGCGCTCGTCCTCGTGCTGCGTTGACgagggaggcagaggcggggggggggggggggggggggggggggggttcggGCGGGGAGATCTGAGTGGCGCTTCTTAATAGAgaggggagaagaagggaaggaaggagatCTGGGGGGTTGTGTTGGGTTTGgcccggctcctcctcccccttcccGGATGGCGTTTTCGGGTTGGGTGGTGGAAGGTGGCGATGTACTTGATTTTCAGATTTTGCCTTTGTGTATTGGTCAGCTAGCTAACCCACATCTGCGCCCCGACGCGATGGGATGCGTCGGTCGCTTTGACACGATCCAAATCAACCTCCCGGGTTGAGTCCAGTGCAAGCTTCTTGGCGCCTTTTTGCCATGATCACATCCTGAAATCTCGTTGCTATTGTACTCCACTCTGGTAGGAGTAGCAGTAGTGGCTAACTAAAAAGACGTCGTAGCCAACTAAACAAAAAGAGTTTTTGCTAACTTTGCTAAAAAAACTCGCGTTATGGCACCTTACACATACGACGACGGCCAGGAAAGGTCACCTACCACCGACAAGCTCTGAAACATAAATCCGTTTCGTAATTAAGCACGAATGAAATTAGTGAGCACACTTTAATGCTGACTTGTCAGAATGGTTATAATTACTGGTTCAGTTTAACCTGAACTCGGTCATTATATTCAAGGAATaatagtaaaataaaactcaCAAGATTGACAAGTTCTACCACTTGCGACATGAGAATTTATATGTAGTTTATGCACAAATTAATGAACTAAAATGTTTTAAGATGACTTTTGATCCTTGGTATCTTTGAAATTTACCCAGGATTCACAGAACAGCTCAACTGAAAAATATTAGAATGAAATAACACAATATGTACAGAATAGGAATGGACATTACTACTGTTGACGAAAATAAATGGCGGTATTTACATTAGTAAAAGACAGCAAAATCTCAATAAAACAGTACAGCAGAAAGCCTGAATTAGTCTGGGTGGCTACAAATGAATTCGAGCAATTACATATTGCACATTAACAACTTTACAACAATTGGCTACAAATGAATGGATTTGATGTTAGGACAACAGCACCCATCGCAATCTGCAAACAACTAGTAAGCCTAAACTATTTTCTCCAAGCAGTGCTTTGGCAACCGGCCTCAAGAGCACCCATCGCAATTTGCAAACAACTATTAAGCCTGAACTATTTTCTCCGAGCAGTGCTTTGGCAACTGGTCTCAAGAGCTAATGTTAGCATGTCTGTGCAGAACTGGTCATCTGGTTTCAACCAGAGCGCCTGAAAGAAAACATAGAGAAAACATAGATGAGGATTTCGTACTATAACCTGTTGTTATGGAAAGCAGACAATTGAAAATAATGTGTTCAAGCATGTCTAGTATTTGAGGCACACTATAATTATGTGCTTAATAAATTGTGACGTGGTTGATAGCTTCATTTTAGCTCTAACAAAGAATACCACTTATATTGTATTGTGGCCAAAATTATAGGATGACAGtgtttaattaaaaaaaactaggctAAATGAAAGAACTCACCTTGTGGTAGTAAGTTATAGCGGCCTCAAAATTATCCTGTATATTCAAAAGAATAGCTCTAATTCAGAtatctcaaaaaataaatgatggCGACATTACTTAAGTTCAAGCATTAGTGTCAAACTTCAAAAAATAAAGGCAGGGCCTCTTTCTCATTCTTGAAAGCAGACTCTGATAATATTTTTTGAGGGATATCGTTTTCTTTCCACTTTCCTATGCACTTATTGGTGTTTACGTCTAAACTCCTTCCTGACTAATTCGAATCGTATTCCTCTACTCTGACAAAACTATGAAAAAAGTAAACCCCACTATTCTCCGATTGTTCTTACTAATGGAATCACGTCGCGGACCGATCAACTGTTATTTCTAAATATTGGCACTCAGTAGAGGACAGTCATAGTTACCTGCGCTACTGTGATAATCCAGAAAAGAATGGGATACATGTGTCCGAAAGTATCCTGGattgtttttttgaaagaaaaagaaaacaggatACTCAGGGATACTCCATGGTCCAAAACAACTTCAATTAAATCCCAACAAAAGCCCAACACAAATGCAAACCTACGAAATACCCACTACCCAAAGGTAGCTCGTGTAATCAACCCAACTCACTTACGGGCACAGCCACTAGCCAAAGCTTCCTGCTGCCTCCACACCAGCAGCACTCCCTTCCCGCTTGCAATCCCCTCCTCCACGACACCCAGCAGGCAACACCTGTTTCTAACACCTTGTCTAATACGGTccacattatttgtttattttctctAAATATATGTAATCGGTGTATTCCTACAAACTTCTTTCTGGAGAATGCAGTCTCCCTGCACCTGTAGCTCGTATTGGTGTAACATAGCAAGTCATAAGAGAAGCATCTGGGTACATATGAGTAAAGATTAAGCTTTCAACATATGGATATTTAAATATTATTCATAGACAAAGCAATCTGATCAATAACGCGCTGCATGTTCATTCTATTGCCACATGTGTATTATATTACAAAGACAACATCACAGCAGAAATAACAGGGTACAAGATACAAAACAATAAACTCAAGAGGATCAGAGAAATACCATAAGCTGGTAACAATAGGCAAGACCAGAAAACGCACTCAGACTTTTTATTGGAAAGGTGAGCGCTTTTTCATAATATGATATTGCCTTTTCATATTTCCTGtgggaaaaataaaatgttagTTCAGAAATGATATTTTCACCATAGCAATAAAACCACCATCATCCTAGTTATGCTAATCTGGCTCTGCACATAACAGGAAACTAATTGCCAGTGCTGAAATTTATCCAAAAGAAATGCTCTATAGGTGAAAGTATTTGAGGCACACTATAATTTATGTGCTTAATAAATTGTGACGTGGTTGATAGCTTCATTTTAGGTCTAACAAAGAATACCACATGTTTCAATGCAATCATACATAATTACATGGTCAAGTGGTTGCTCAAAAGATAACCTGTGAATTTATTTTTGGAGCACATAGGAGGTTTTACACAGAGAAACTGCTGATGAGTAAACTAAATACAgcaatttattttctgtttgatTGCTAAGACACAAATAAGATTGCACTAGGCAAAACTCAATCTCAACTAGCATAAAAAGGTAAAAGTGAGTGAATTTATGAAACAGACATAACAATGTGTTGCAAATGTTCACTTACTTCAGTTTCCGCAGTGCGTGTCCAAGATTCACCAATGTTGGTTCCCACATTTCATTCAGGGAGGATGAGGTATGATCCAGTGTTAACTCAAACCACTGAACTGCATTTTGATACCTGGAcattaaagaaaaaagaatatcAAGTcctggagaagaaagaaacacaTTTTGTTCTGATAGTACtgtgatactccctccgatccataaagtTGAGCATTTGGTGGGTTCATCATACTAGTATAACAAAAGCGTTTAGAAGAGAGAAGTTTTCTTACTCTTTCATATTATAAGCTACAACCCCCAACTCATTAAATATAAGTGGATCAGATGGGCAGATGGATTTCGCTTGCATGAAGAACTGCAGCAAAGAAGACAAACTGGATCAACAAGAAATGCCAAAAAAAACTTTCACTTATTAAAAGCTGGTGGTGCTAGTCAATGCTGTCATGAATCGTGATTGTAACGGTAACCTTCTTCCAACAACTAGAAGCAATTCAGATCTTAGATTTGAAATTAAGGGTGTAAGTGAAAAGAGCTTGCAGAAACAGAATTAAAGTCAAGCAGTAGCAGAAATTGGACACATACAGAGTCCTGGATTTCCTGATTCAATATCCACCTTATTCAAACTCAACTTGATTGAAACTATAGTCGTAGAGTCAATGTGTTTATGCAGAGAACCTTTCATTTAGTAGCAAGCATGACAGATACCTGGCAGTTCCATTTTACAGTACTAGCCTAGGCATCCAGAATATTATTAGCTTAATTGTGTGTTTGTGTTAAAGGGAATATCATGTGGAAACCCAACTGGATTACAAACTTCATGGAGACAATATGTGAATGTTACACAAAAAATTGTAGATACCGGGGAGAGGGCATTCAGTAGCCATATAACTTTTAAAGTCAAATTCATCAATCTGGAAGATATGAAAAAGGACTCCATGTGAGAAAAACACTAATCAGAATTCATACAGATTTTTTTATCTTTAAAGTGTGATTGGTTTTGATCTTGACATTTTACATGGAATAGAATAAACCCTTTCTGGCATCTACAGAAAAAGGAGAACACTTATAACTTCTACGTGTGGGTTCCATATAGGTTGCACTCTATTTGGATTCCCACTTGATATTTGCTTGTGTTTAAATGTTTAaagttagtactccctccgtccaacaaaagatgtctaaattttgtcaaaatttggatgtatctagacatgacttagtgtatagatgcattcaaatttagtcaaagttaagacatcctttgttggacggaggaatattaAATAGTTCGGTAGTTCCTACAGAAAATAGTACTCAGTAGTTCCTTTAAATGTTTAAAGCTAGTAATAAATAATCCTACAGAAAttagtactcactccgttccataattcttgtcgttgttttagtttaaatttgtactaaaacagcaacaagaatttaggaacggaggaagtacttgaTAGTTCCTCTAGGCTACTACTTGTCAATAGTTTCTGCATTTTGTAGAAAGAGCATGCTTCAACTGTTACGAACCAGAGACTAAACTTGGCTTGTTTGGAGCTTAAGTCAACCTCAATGTACAGTTTAGAGGAGAAGAATCGAGATGGTTCACTTGAAGAAGCCTAAATACATATTTGAACTTGGCATTATTAAGTATTTAGTGGTTTACCAATTATATTTTGCAAATATTTTCCAATGCTACCATAGTATAGTTCTTGCTGTGAGCTGACTCACTTGAAGAATGTTTAGTAAAGGCCAAAAGGAAGTTGTACATGCTGATTATTCATTTGCTGCCAGCATGGCCAACAATCCTCATTGATGTAGTTGACCAACGAGTCAACTGTCAACCTTTGAAGCCTCCCTTTGCCTAAACGTATTTTTTCCAACAATTATCAGCATTTAAACCATCATGTTTGTGAGAAGCAACCTCAAGTACCTGCTCTGCAAGTTTGAAATTATGCATTCGCACATATTGCATACCCATGTATAAAGTTGGGAGATGACATctgaatggaaaaaaaaaagtacgtAAGAAAGGAGCTACAAAACAAGTACGGTGTAGATTATTAAGTGGAAGCAGAGAGATGATTATACACCATGATAAAGAGCAGGGACTAATGCATAGTTCTCGTAATCAGTATATAAAGAGTATTGTGATCAATAAATATAGAAGAGCTTGTCACACGTCCCACAAGAAAACAGTGTGATGTGCATTTCGCTTTTAAGAATAAAAAGCCAAAAACACCCAACAGATAATAGAACAAATGAGACAAGTTTGACACAATTTGCAGTTGAGcactaaaaataaaagataacTACTCTGAGTAGTCACTACTTGTATTGTAGGAGATAAATGTTGCCATGTCAAAGCCAGGAATAGTAAGTTGGCACAAAATACTAAAATTTCAACTAAATTATAAAGAATAGTCTGCCCTGCAGTACAGCAGAAtaagaggaaaaaaatcaattgGACGTTTACATCAACAATTATTTTGGAatttcaaaacaaataaagtAAAGGGGTTACTGACCCAGGAAATAGTCGAGCTGCTGTCCTAAATGCAGCCATGGCCTGGTCACCTTCCTCTTGAGCAGCATAAGCAATACCAGTACCAATCCAAGCAGGAGGAAATGTCCCTTCTAACCCTGTGGCTTTGCTGATAGGAAACATATTAGTATAAATTACATTGGTAACTTTGAGGGCACACTTGAATATCAAAAAATATCTTGCACCATTCGAAAAAATCAGGGGCAGTACATGCATTCTTCTaatcaagaaaaacaagagaaagaaCGAAATAGCCATAAAAGAGCAGGTGGTGCCAGAGTTTCCACAATAAGAAAGTAGTTTTATCAAAGGAGAAAAAATATCAGGATAATAAGGCTTCAAATGAAGACACCAAGACAAGAGCGACAATTTTGCAGGATAATATGCTTACCCAAAGTATCTCCTCGCTTGATCATACTTCATAATACAGTAATAATAGCAGCCGACAGCAAACCAGGAAAGAGCTCTACAGATGGACCAGAAACAGATTAGAAATTTATTATTTGCTCATGATTGACTGCAAGCGATAAGTatactattttattttctgtgctATTTGAGATTAAACTTTGCAAGTGGAAATAGAAAATAATAAAGGCACTGTGGAAAGATGAATATATTGTATAACTCAGAGTGTCATTATATGTCTAAAAAGTACTCAATACACAAACAGGGTTTATGGTCAGGGACTGCTGGGT
This is a stretch of genomic DNA from Brachypodium distachyon strain Bd21 chromosome 1, Brachypodium_distachyon_v3.0, whole genome shotgun sequence. It encodes these proteins:
- the LOC100831584 gene encoding transmembrane 9 superfamily member 3, which codes for MASPAAGAASAVLLLLAFAVAGVLSDGSDHRYKSSEPVPLYANKVGPFHNPSETYRYFDLPFCSPEKVKEKSEALGEVLNGDRLVDAPYKLDFRVDLDSKPVCSKKLTKEDVAKFRNSVAKDYYFQMYYDDLPLWGFIGKLEKTAKADPSEWKYYLYRHIIFDILYNNDRVIEITVHTDQSALVDLTEDKEANVEFLYTVKWKETATPFEKRMEKYSSSSNLPHHLEVHWFSIINSCVTVLLLTGFLATILMRVLKNDFVKYAHDEEAADDQEESGWKYIHGDVFRFPKNKSLFSAALGTGTQLFALTTFIFLLALVGVFYPYNRGALFTALVVIYALTSGIAGYIATSFYCQLEGTNWVRNLLLTGCLFCGPLFLTFCFLNTVAIAYSATAALPFGTICVIVLIWTLVTFPLLVLGGIAGKNSKSEFQAPCRTTKYPREIPPLPWYRTTVPQMAMAGFLPFSAIYIELYYIFASVWGHRIYTIYSILFIVFIILLIVTAFITVALTYFQLAAEDHEWWWRSFLCGGSTGFFVYGYCLYYYYARSDMSGFMQTSFFFGYMACICYAFFLMLGMVGFRAALFFVRHIYKSIKCE